From one Luteolibacter sp. SL250 genomic stretch:
- a CDS encoding type VI secretion protein IcmF/TssM N-terminal domain-containing protein, with the protein MNLLSKIPNSARGAVAIMGLCAPVVMMAGAAQPEMLKLYMAGYITLCVLSALGAYFVDRAQKKKAKGFSEDIKDNAGSVQGVSDPQRRREIDEMRQQFQRGIDIYKQYGKDLYSLPWYVVVGESGSGKTEALRRSEIGFPDKLQDYWQGTGGTISMHWWFTNRAVILDTAGRLFVSDSSSGGDQAQSQWISFLQMLRKNRSDCPINGLVLVIPATSLVPLEDEAAESTSVKEIDAKAGQIAKQMETLQTELGVRFPVYLLITKTDRIIGFREFFSYIESPEERYQMIGWSNPEPLGKTFDPSSVASSLRETSDRLRRRRMALMKDPIPAPGKKRFEEVDSMFAFPDAFEKLAPKLERYLRHIFAVDEWSSKPPFLRGIYFTSALQQGAVLDEALAKALGLSIRDMEHKTGEHDLSLAKNRSYFLRDFFLDKVFQEKGLVTKGKIARKLSGWKLWIPVGFVSALLLVGLIGWFTGRKPPGELRSWRFLADDAYSTENYGFHPLIVPSSEGGWSYIKSPVSSDDLLRNLNQLGNDHLKSRPKFGWLFSPAVALDGGVSKDRHAAFRTAADAIVTRPLLEAAIDGLAKRSSQWGAEGIPQSDADALDEILSCLSPKASEGSSGKDSTPDLESTAAILIRSAGLPYTSSKNRDLYRNTIGPVIGILKAAHPDGKLPATAVDEKSRALLVTVIDRLFGGGDDGALTRQLQSYDVAWRAVREITPGTSFTDAQKLVQSLNSASETLANLEPQLRYLASNTGKATTEESTSSEKEQPRTLGKRLLQEHEQGLQVLASNRMGRWQDDADRPEESSEAAKLREKLVAEHAKMLENPEKRTHAARAGLASEVMNLDTIVPERFSPATYTQFAASIASVQAKAKAIGIEEIGNVLIGIWSQHFVADLLPKHIGFPLVFDKVRGDNEKILPREEAAAVASAILRVSELSDKSRLKLSPIKGVIESIFDVEKLPKGEIVVKEWEISLAQNDIWFGLVNDVSIEPSRPGSGRLRWDAASGGEGKLLAADQGAKISYTDTNVPPNTYPFSSGNQPQWAPVHWAVAAISQGAQGPFTQFGGRRISLNVKLPATFPQALDGLPTTRNLSE; encoded by the coding sequence ATGAACCTTCTCAGTAAAATACCGAACTCAGCCAGGGGCGCCGTCGCCATCATGGGTCTCTGCGCCCCGGTCGTGATGATGGCCGGAGCGGCCCAGCCGGAGATGCTGAAGCTCTACATGGCGGGTTACATCACGCTCTGCGTGCTTTCCGCCCTGGGCGCCTACTTCGTCGACAGGGCGCAGAAGAAAAAGGCCAAGGGGTTCTCCGAAGACATCAAGGACAATGCCGGAAGCGTCCAGGGGGTGAGCGATCCCCAGCGGCGCCGCGAGATCGATGAAATGCGCCAGCAGTTCCAGCGCGGCATCGACATCTACAAGCAATACGGCAAGGACCTCTACAGCCTGCCATGGTATGTGGTGGTGGGTGAGTCCGGATCCGGCAAAACGGAGGCCCTCCGGCGCAGCGAGATCGGCTTTCCCGACAAACTGCAGGACTACTGGCAGGGAACCGGCGGCACCATCAGCATGCACTGGTGGTTCACCAACCGTGCGGTGATCCTGGACACGGCGGGCCGTCTGTTCGTGAGTGACAGTTCATCCGGCGGGGACCAGGCGCAGTCGCAGTGGATTTCCTTCCTCCAGATGCTGAGGAAGAACCGCTCGGACTGCCCCATCAACGGACTGGTTCTCGTCATCCCCGCAACCTCACTGGTGCCGCTGGAAGACGAAGCGGCCGAAAGCACGTCGGTCAAGGAGATCGACGCCAAGGCGGGCCAGATCGCCAAGCAGATGGAGACGCTCCAAACGGAACTGGGCGTGCGTTTCCCCGTGTATCTGTTGATCACGAAAACGGACCGGATCATCGGCTTCCGGGAATTCTTCTCCTACATCGAGTCCCCGGAGGAACGCTACCAGATGATCGGCTGGTCGAACCCCGAACCGCTCGGAAAGACCTTCGATCCCTCCAGCGTGGCATCCTCCCTGCGGGAGACATCGGACCGGCTCCGGCGGCGGCGCATGGCACTGATGAAGGATCCGATCCCGGCCCCCGGGAAAAAGCGGTTCGAGGAGGTGGATTCCATGTTCGCGTTTCCGGATGCGTTCGAGAAGCTCGCGCCAAAGCTGGAGCGTTACCTGCGCCACATCTTCGCCGTGGACGAATGGTCATCAAAGCCTCCATTCCTGCGCGGGATCTATTTCACCTCCGCCCTCCAGCAGGGTGCGGTTCTCGATGAGGCCCTTGCCAAGGCGCTGGGACTTTCCATCCGTGACATGGAGCACAAGACCGGGGAACACGACCTCAGTCTGGCGAAGAACCGTTCCTACTTCCTCCGGGATTTCTTCCTGGACAAGGTTTTCCAGGAGAAGGGACTGGTCACGAAAGGAAAGATCGCACGCAAACTTTCCGGCTGGAAGCTGTGGATCCCCGTCGGATTCGTATCCGCACTGCTCCTGGTGGGGCTCATCGGATGGTTCACCGGCCGCAAGCCCCCGGGCGAACTCCGTTCCTGGAGATTCCTCGCGGATGACGCCTACTCGACGGAGAACTATGGGTTCCATCCCCTGATCGTTCCTTCGTCAGAGGGCGGCTGGTCGTACATCAAATCCCCCGTCAGCTCGGACGATCTGCTGCGGAACCTGAACCAGCTCGGCAACGACCACCTGAAGTCCCGCCCGAAGTTCGGATGGTTGTTCTCACCTGCCGTGGCGCTGGACGGCGGAGTTTCGAAGGACCGCCACGCCGCATTCCGGACGGCGGCGGATGCCATCGTGACCCGTCCGCTTCTGGAAGCGGCGATCGACGGTCTCGCGAAGCGGTCGAGCCAATGGGGGGCGGAAGGCATTCCGCAGTCCGATGCGGATGCGCTCGATGAGATCCTTTCCTGCCTGTCTCCGAAGGCATCCGAAGGTTCTTCGGGCAAAGACTCCACGCCGGACCTTGAGTCCACCGCGGCCATCCTGATCCGCTCGGCCGGGCTGCCCTACACCAGTTCGAAGAACCGGGATCTTTACCGTAACACCATCGGCCCGGTGATCGGCATCCTGAAAGCCGCCCATCCGGATGGAAAGCTGCCAGCCACCGCAGTGGACGAAAAGAGCCGGGCGCTTCTGGTGACGGTGATCGACCGTCTGTTTGGGGGTGGGGACGACGGAGCGTTGACCCGTCAGTTGCAGTCCTATGATGTGGCCTGGAGGGCCGTCCGCGAAATCACGCCGGGAACTTCGTTCACGGATGCACAGAAGCTCGTACAATCCCTCAACTCCGCATCGGAAACCCTCGCGAACCTGGAGCCGCAGCTCCGCTACCTGGCCTCAAACACAGGAAAAGCCACCACCGAAGAATCCACCTCCAGCGAAAAGGAACAACCACGGACGCTCGGGAAGCGCCTGCTTCAGGAGCACGAACAAGGCCTCCAGGTGCTGGCCTCCAACCGCATGGGGCGCTGGCAGGACGACGCCGATCGTCCGGAAGAATCCAGCGAGGCGGCGAAGCTGAGGGAGAAACTCGTGGCCGAACACGCGAAGATGTTGGAGAACCCGGAGAAGCGCACCCATGCCGCACGGGCCGGACTTGCCAGCGAGGTGATGAATCTGGACACCATCGTACCGGAACGCTTCAGCCCCGCCACCTACACGCAGTTCGCTGCAAGCATCGCATCGGTGCAGGCGAAAGCGAAAGCGATCGGCATCGAGGAAATCGGGAATGTGCTCATCGGTATATGGTCGCAGCATTTCGTCGCGGATCTGCTGCCGAAGCACATCGGTTTCCCGCTGGTGTTCGACAAGGTCCGGGGAGACAACGAGAAGATCCTGCCAAGGGAGGAAGCCGCCGCGGTTGCCAGTGCGATCCTCCGGGTGTCGGAACTTTCGGACAAATCACGCCTGAAGCTCTCCCCGATCAAAGGGGTGATCGAGTCGATCTTTGATGTCGAGAAGCTCCCCAAGGGCGAGATCGTCGTCAAAGAGTGGGAGATTTCCCTGGCCCAGAATGACATCTGGTTCGGGCTGGTGAATGACGTGAGCATCGAGCCGAGCCGTCCCGGCTCCGGGAGGCTGCGTTGGGATGCAGCGAGCGGCGGAGAAGGGAAGCTGCTGGCGGCGGACCAAGGGGCGAAAATCTCCTATACGGACACAAACGTCCCTCCCAATACGTACCCATTCTCCAGCGGGAACCAGCCGCAGTGGGCTCCGGTGCACTGGGCGGTCGCCGCGATCAGCCAAGGGGCGCAGGGACCGTTCACCCAATTCGGCGGCAGGAGGATCTCCCTCAATGTGAAACTGCCCGCGACATTCCCGCAGGCCCTCGATGGACTGCCCACCACCCGGAACCTGAGCGAATAA
- a CDS encoding DotU family type IV/VI secretion system protein has protein sequence MAKNKGKGEDSGWGGGSDDGFWGGSSAPPPPPAASSSPPQFSGPPSKKISLLEAVEPIFLFICQQHRIVRDGKDLSFEAVRGETTRLLGSIEDGARRDPVLQQQFDRIRDPLYWYVDYWFGSSGEFPTLRAPWNNDRLGEYPDDDDGSLAGDEAFYDKLEATLKADSQDEAANERLAFYYTALGIGFTGLYFKAIPEHHAKLRDYMGRLYPRVRKFIDANPSSKVTPEAYTFTDKRDFVAPARDRPLILLAAILCLLLTIFIGYFYVYGIQKKGLESSVLEIQRTESVQPAVQE, from the coding sequence ATGGCCAAGAACAAGGGCAAAGGAGAGGACTCCGGATGGGGTGGTGGCAGCGATGATGGATTCTGGGGCGGATCGTCCGCTCCTCCTCCACCACCAGCCGCGTCTTCCTCCCCTCCCCAATTTTCCGGTCCACCGTCGAAAAAGATCAGCCTTCTGGAAGCGGTCGAGCCGATCTTCCTCTTCATCTGCCAGCAACACCGCATCGTCAGGGACGGCAAGGACCTCTCCTTCGAGGCGGTGCGCGGTGAAACCACCCGTCTTCTGGGAAGCATCGAGGACGGTGCCCGGCGGGATCCCGTCCTGCAGCAGCAGTTCGACCGCATCCGGGATCCACTCTACTGGTATGTGGACTATTGGTTCGGATCCTCCGGGGAGTTCCCCACCCTGCGGGCTCCCTGGAACAACGACCGCCTCGGTGAGTATCCGGATGATGATGATGGCTCGCTCGCCGGTGACGAGGCGTTCTATGACAAGCTGGAGGCGACGCTGAAGGCGGACTCCCAGGATGAGGCCGCGAACGAACGCCTCGCTTTCTACTACACCGCACTCGGCATCGGTTTCACCGGCCTGTATTTCAAGGCCATCCCGGAACACCACGCCAAGCTGCGGGATTACATGGGCAGGCTCTACCCGCGCGTCCGCAAGTTCATCGACGCGAACCCATCCTCCAAAGTCACTCCGGAGGCATACACCTTCACCGACAAGCGCGACTTCGTGGCACCGGCCCGCGACCGCCCGCTGATCCTGCTGGCGGCGATCCTGTGCCTCCTGCTGACCATCTTCATCGGCTACTTCTACGTGTACGGCATCCAGAAGAAAGGCCTCGAATCCTCCGTGCTGGAGATCCAGCGCACGGAATCCGTCCAACCCGCCGTCCAGGAATGA
- the tssK gene encoding type VI secretion system baseplate subunit TssK — translation MSTPIIHWHEGLFLLPQHFQILQRGILDQFGSERAMSWAYPYGVVEARISNDDLENFRIRFDRLQVVMPGGIHLSYPENTDLPSLDIREAFAANPKGFTVYLGLPHWFSHRANTLDSDELTGARVKIMYRVARETVDISDENTGQTPRAVQFRRFNAMLLLDGDDDSDLEKIPLLRVVHDSSREEPFPRQDPAYVHPCLHLSASPTLREMVKDLSGQVAAVREQLANIVARGSNTQTMNRLQLEQTLRLRSLNRFAARMPAFLDVGDGAAKVPPLDIYMELRGLLGELMALFPERGGFDIAPYRHDNPLPSFQAVISQIRNYLHGAVAPDYWKVDFQAGPDGSRLAVLEEKHFNEPNAWFLGIKTQLEPSRLVELVEDTDQFKLMPRSYLERAIRGVVLKEERFPPLELPAETGRYYFRLQTTQSRRIWEEVVREKELVCRWSMQREVADLQLGLYMTLGGRSSGSAE, via the coding sequence ATGTCCACTCCCATCATCCACTGGCACGAAGGGTTGTTCCTCCTGCCCCAGCACTTCCAGATCCTCCAGCGCGGCATCCTCGACCAGTTCGGCAGCGAGCGGGCGATGAGCTGGGCGTATCCCTACGGCGTGGTGGAGGCCCGCATCTCAAATGACGATCTGGAGAATTTCCGCATCCGCTTTGACCGGCTGCAGGTGGTGATGCCCGGAGGCATCCACCTTTCCTACCCGGAGAACACGGACCTCCCCAGCCTGGACATCCGTGAAGCCTTCGCGGCGAATCCAAAAGGCTTCACGGTCTATCTCGGCCTTCCCCACTGGTTCTCCCACCGGGCGAATACCCTGGACAGTGATGAGCTGACCGGCGCGCGGGTGAAGATCATGTACCGTGTGGCCAGGGAGACCGTGGACATCTCCGACGAGAACACCGGCCAGACACCCCGCGCGGTCCAGTTCCGCCGCTTCAACGCGATGCTGCTGCTGGATGGGGATGATGACAGCGATCTGGAGAAAATCCCGCTGCTGAGGGTGGTGCATGATTCCAGCCGCGAGGAGCCGTTCCCCCGCCAGGATCCGGCCTACGTCCATCCGTGCCTGCATCTGAGCGCCTCCCCCACCTTGCGGGAAATGGTGAAGGACCTATCCGGGCAAGTGGCCGCGGTCCGGGAGCAGCTTGCCAACATCGTGGCACGTGGAAGCAACACGCAGACCATGAACCGGCTCCAACTGGAGCAGACCCTCCGGCTGCGCTCGCTGAACCGTTTTGCGGCACGGATGCCGGCATTCCTCGATGTGGGTGACGGAGCGGCCAAGGTGCCGCCGCTGGACATCTACATGGAGCTGCGCGGTCTGTTGGGGGAATTGATGGCGCTGTTCCCGGAGCGGGGTGGCTTCGACATCGCCCCCTACCGCCATGACAATCCCCTGCCATCCTTCCAGGCGGTGATTTCACAGATCCGCAACTATCTCCACGGTGCCGTGGCACCGGACTACTGGAAGGTCGATTTCCAGGCCGGCCCGGACGGCAGCCGTCTGGCCGTGCTGGAGGAGAAGCACTTCAACGAACCCAACGCCTGGTTCCTCGGCATCAAGACCCAACTGGAGCCGAGCCGTCTGGTGGAGCTGGTGGAGGATACGGACCAGTTCAAGCTCATGCCACGCTCCTACCTGGAGCGCGCGATCCGCGGTGTGGTTCTCAAGGAAGAGCGGTTCCCACCGCTGGAACTTCCCGCGGAGACCGGCCGATACTATTTCCGCCTCCAGACGACGCAAAGCCGCCGCATCTGGGAGGAAGTCGTGCGGGAGAAGGAACTGGTCTGCCGCTGGAGCATGCAGCGGGAGGTCGCAGATCTCCAACTGGGCCTCTACATGACATTGGGCGGTCGTTCCTCCGGCTCCGCCGAATAA
- a CDS encoding protein kinase: MKFLLHNEENITFPAIRPAYQEGELYFDRFRMLTPRDAKDSIIGEGGTGIIHLVRDELLDRIVALKLPHESILRDPSARFDVIRETRQAIELTHPNIVRIHDFHEGRRNWGISMQYVRGMNLDEWRHVGTTGTRRTIVTYDVERITAWISQLCDALVYAHEEAHMVHRDIKPKNLMLERWDDGHERLLLTDFGITQKLRMHTMMLSRVQSRTDGKGTMGTLPYMSMQQIQGESASIYDDIYAVGATIYELLTGRPPFYEGSYAQIRTQVETVIPPSMNQRLQDFDIPARDIPDLWEDAVSACLAKKPAGRPASIRELKSRLGLSDSASPATEDAHLRDEIIIISKALEERGQAVLALEAERDTLRRTIAETAPVDIPAGEWQTAYHDLKANFDATRFLLDAAMGERDAFHASLAETQQSHAELLQTHSLLEHEVDHLRGMFSSGEADGEVLRRAEETATARIQQAEEDARARIAAIEEEASVRIRQAEEAAGQRAAAAEGETVARIQQAEGNSQARIDAIQEESSAKIREAEEVARQRITAVEREAADRIQQMEISAQARIDAIQEEASAKVRQAMDSAEQVAAAAKSEAVPQIQQAESSAQARIDTIQEEASARIRQAEEAAEQRVVTAENEAAARIQQIESSVQARIDAIQEEASVKARQAEESGEQRSSAAEHQAAARIQQAEGSVQAKIDSIQEEASARIRQVEEAAEQRAGAAEREAAARIEQAELSVQSKIDVIQEEASARIRQAEESADQRAAAAANEATARARNAEDSVQARIDAIQEDAATRIREAEQSAEQRIASVEGESTARVQQADSAALAKITTIEEQTATRIREAEESAERRITEAGNEATSRISAKMEELEETGRVLRLKAARPLAEALAKLEAANQQLERLRAERSANQSGEG; the protein is encoded by the coding sequence GTGAAATTCCTTCTCCATAACGAAGAAAACATCACCTTTCCCGCGATACGACCGGCTTACCAGGAAGGAGAGTTGTACTTCGACCGCTTCCGGATGCTGACTCCGCGGGATGCCAAGGACAGCATCATCGGCGAAGGAGGTACGGGCATCATCCATCTGGTCAGGGATGAGCTGCTGGACCGTATTGTGGCACTCAAACTCCCGCACGAAAGCATTTTGCGCGATCCCAGCGCCCGCTTCGACGTCATCCGGGAAACACGCCAGGCGATCGAGCTGACCCACCCGAACATCGTGCGGATCCATGACTTCCATGAAGGCAGGAGGAACTGGGGCATCTCCATGCAGTATGTGAGGGGGATGAACCTGGACGAGTGGCGGCATGTGGGAACGACCGGAACACGGCGGACGATCGTCACCTATGACGTTGAACGGATCACCGCATGGATTTCCCAACTCTGTGACGCACTGGTCTATGCCCACGAAGAAGCGCACATGGTGCACCGTGACATCAAACCGAAGAACCTGATGTTGGAGCGGTGGGACGACGGGCACGAGCGACTGCTGCTCACCGATTTCGGCATCACGCAGAAGCTGCGCATGCACACCATGATGCTGTCCAGGGTGCAGTCGCGGACGGACGGGAAGGGAACCATGGGAACCCTCCCCTACATGTCGATGCAGCAGATCCAGGGGGAATCCGCATCGATCTACGACGACATCTATGCCGTGGGGGCGACCATCTACGAACTGCTGACCGGACGCCCGCCCTTCTATGAGGGAAGCTATGCCCAGATCCGGACCCAAGTGGAGACGGTCATCCCCCCGAGCATGAACCAGCGCTTGCAGGACTTCGACATCCCTGCCCGCGACATCCCCGATCTGTGGGAGGATGCTGTCAGCGCGTGTCTGGCAAAGAAACCCGCTGGCAGGCCCGCGTCCATCCGGGAACTCAAATCCCGGCTCGGTCTCTCGGACTCCGCCTCTCCCGCCACGGAGGATGCGCACCTCCGTGACGAAATCATCATCATCTCAAAGGCGCTCGAGGAACGCGGACAGGCCGTTCTCGCCCTGGAAGCGGAACGCGACACCTTGCGCAGAACCATCGCCGAAACCGCGCCGGTCGATATCCCGGCCGGCGAATGGCAGACCGCGTATCACGACCTGAAGGCCAACTTTGATGCGACCCGCTTCCTGCTGGACGCCGCCATGGGCGAACGGGATGCTTTCCACGCGTCATTGGCCGAAACCCAGCAGTCGCATGCCGAGCTTCTGCAGACCCACTCCCTGCTTGAGCACGAAGTGGATCACCTGCGAGGGATGTTCTCCTCCGGAGAGGCCGACGGAGAGGTGCTCCGGCGGGCGGAAGAAACAGCCACCGCGCGCATCCAGCAAGCGGAGGAAGACGCCCGGGCCAGAATCGCCGCCATCGAGGAAGAAGCCTCGGTGAGGATCCGGCAGGCGGAGGAAGCCGCCGGTCAACGGGCTGCCGCCGCGGAAGGTGAAACCGTGGCCCGCATCCAGCAGGCCGAAGGCAACTCCCAGGCACGCATCGACGCGATCCAGGAAGAATCATCCGCGAAGATCCGTGAGGCGGAGGAAGTCGCCCGGCAGCGGATCACCGCCGTGGAACGCGAAGCAGCGGACCGGATCCAGCAGATGGAAATCTCCGCCCAGGCAAGGATCGATGCCATCCAGGAGGAAGCATCGGCAAAAGTCCGTCAGGCGATGGATTCAGCCGAGCAAGTTGCCGCCGCTGCGAAAAGCGAAGCTGTTCCGCAGATCCAGCAGGCGGAGAGCTCCGCCCAAGCAAGGATCGACACCATCCAGGAAGAAGCATCCGCAAGAATCCGCCAGGCGGAGGAAGCAGCCGAACAGCGTGTTGTCACGGCGGAGAACGAAGCGGCCGCACGCATCCAACAGATCGAAAGCTCCGTACAGGCCAGAATCGATGCGATCCAGGAAGAAGCTTCCGTGAAGGCCCGGCAGGCGGAGGAGTCCGGCGAGCAACGGTCCTCCGCAGCGGAACACCAAGCCGCCGCCCGCATCCAGCAAGCCGAGGGTTCCGTGCAGGCGAAGATCGATTCCATCCAGGAAGAAGCTTCCGCGAGAATCCGGCAGGTGGAGGAAGCCGCGGAACAACGGGCCGGCGCGGCGGAACGGGAAGCAGCGGCCCGCATCGAGCAGGCGGAACTTTCCGTTCAGTCAAAGATCGACGTCATCCAGGAAGAAGCCTCCGCCAGGATCCGCCAAGCGGAAGAGTCCGCCGACCAGCGCGCTGCGGCAGCGGCGAATGAGGCGACGGCACGCGCCCGGAATGCCGAAGACTCCGTGCAGGCCAGAATCGATGCGATCCAGGAAGATGCCGCGACCAGGATCCGGGAAGCAGAGCAATCCGCCGAACAGCGGATCGCCTCCGTCGAGGGCGAATCCACGGCACGGGTCCAGCAAGCGGACAGCGCGGCCTTGGCAAAGATCACCACCATCGAGGAACAGACCGCCACCAGAATCCGTGAGGCGGAGGAATCCGCCGAACGGCGGATCACCGAGGCAGGGAATGAAGCCACTTCCCGCATCTCGGCAAAGATGGAGGAACTGGAGGAAACCGGACGCGTGCTGCGGCTGAAGGCGGCACGCCCGCTCGCGGAGGCCCTCGCAAAGCTGGAAGCCGCCAACCAACAGTTGGAGCGCCTCCGGGCGGAGCGCTCCGCCAATCAAAGCGGAGAAGGCTGA
- a CDS encoding Sel1-like repeat-containing protein kinase family protein, whose amino-acid sequence MLEITPSTFDRLHLIEKLDLTEALAPEARTYQVQDTGGHRPVQDLVAKIFEASFGKSNGSAWDTSRWNTREGDQWATAAHGKGGNEAAVDNASRIANLQLNWLIAEQSQHLFFPQIVEVGEIDGMPYLLRERQPQSLAALARARVTPNGAMLYQLISGIWTALCFLHQPDLNIPHGNLKLSNVLFGAGPLTEAKILLTDAVETQETERKRQKQEDFRSLGAILYQFACASPGAISNVDALVRADSADWSGLGKEGEAWKELAIRLLDESTYPTFNAAAARQEWLDRFRPKKSKFIAVPIPAHAPPAGPTVGGEAKAKPASEVCAEIDAIIQSGKLTLALSTATKALVKQEGPSPEILSRIDYCVVGISPDEVGRTDVLSLLEEAANLGSVPATSRLGLSLVKIEPDEAYTWLEKAASLGDVEAIPPLARLYEDGTPQHPASPANAVSIMNQWREIQPDVHTDYLYAAMILRGKVGVPGTEALTLLESCHERGHYRSTDLLAQCHATGIASPIDEKRASSLFAEAWNRSKAANQEYHTASNNLGVCFATGFGVPKDMEKAKHYFRQGALAKHAPSEENLSRLTQASNARL is encoded by the coding sequence ATGCTTGAGATCACTCCATCCACATTCGACCGCCTCCATCTGATCGAGAAACTCGATCTGACGGAAGCCCTCGCTCCGGAAGCACGCACTTACCAGGTCCAGGATACCGGCGGACACAGGCCGGTGCAGGATCTGGTTGCGAAGATTTTCGAAGCGAGCTTCGGCAAGTCGAACGGAAGCGCGTGGGACACCAGCCGGTGGAACACCCGGGAAGGAGACCAATGGGCGACCGCCGCCCATGGAAAGGGAGGAAACGAGGCAGCCGTGGACAATGCTTCCCGCATTGCCAATCTCCAGCTCAACTGGCTGATTGCGGAACAGTCCCAGCACCTTTTCTTCCCCCAGATCGTCGAGGTCGGAGAGATCGATGGCATGCCCTATCTGCTCAGGGAACGGCAGCCGCAGAGCCTGGCCGCACTGGCACGAGCCCGTGTCACCCCGAATGGCGCGATGCTTTACCAGCTCATCAGCGGCATCTGGACGGCCCTGTGTTTCCTCCACCAGCCGGATCTCAACATCCCCCACGGAAATCTCAAACTGTCGAACGTTCTCTTTGGCGCCGGCCCGCTGACCGAAGCCAAGATCCTGCTCACTGATGCGGTTGAAACCCAGGAAACGGAGAGAAAGCGCCAGAAGCAGGAGGATTTCCGGTCCCTGGGGGCCATCCTTTACCAGTTTGCCTGCGCCAGTCCTGGCGCCATTTCGAATGTCGACGCACTGGTGAGGGCCGACTCGGCGGATTGGTCCGGCCTCGGTAAAGAAGGAGAGGCGTGGAAAGAACTCGCCATCCGCCTTCTCGACGAGAGCACCTACCCGACGTTCAACGCCGCGGCGGCGAGGCAGGAATGGCTGGACCGATTCCGCCCCAAAAAGTCGAAGTTCATCGCCGTACCGATCCCCGCCCACGCCCCACCCGCCGGACCAACTGTTGGCGGAGAGGCAAAGGCAAAGCCCGCGAGCGAGGTATGTGCGGAGATCGACGCCATCATCCAGAGCGGAAAACTCACCCTCGCCCTGTCCACCGCCACCAAGGCATTGGTCAAGCAGGAAGGCCCTTCCCCGGAGATCCTCAGCCGCATCGACTACTGCGTGGTCGGCATTTCCCCTGACGAAGTCGGCAGAACGGACGTGCTTTCACTCCTCGAGGAAGCCGCCAACCTTGGTTCCGTGCCCGCCACCTCACGCCTGGGGCTCTCACTGGTGAAGATCGAGCCTGATGAGGCCTACACCTGGCTGGAAAAAGCCGCCTCCCTGGGCGATGTGGAGGCAATCCCGCCGCTGGCCCGGCTATATGAGGACGGGACCCCACAACATCCCGCCAGCCCTGCGAATGCGGTTTCCATCATGAACCAATGGCGGGAGATCCAACCGGATGTTCATACGGACTATCTCTATGCGGCGATGATTCTCCGCGGGAAGGTCGGTGTGCCGGGAACCGAGGCTCTCACCTTGCTTGAAAGCTGCCATGAACGTGGGCACTACCGCTCCACGGATCTGCTGGCCCAGTGCCATGCCACCGGCATTGCTTCCCCGATTGATGAGAAGCGGGCATCGAGTCTCTTCGCGGAGGCCTGGAACCGGTCAAAGGCCGCCAACCAGGAATACCACACGGCTTCGAACAATCTGGGAGTTTGCTTCGCCACCGGCTTCGGCGTGCCGAAAGATATGGAAAAGGCGAAGCACTACTTCCGCCAAGGCGCCCTGGCGAAGCATGCCCCGTCCGAGGAAAACCTCAGCAGGCTGACACAGGCGAGCAACGCCCGCCTGTAG